Below is a window of Candidatus Methanosuratincola sp. DNA.
TAGCGGCGCATCATCCTGTGGCTGTTGAAGTATGATGCTAGAATGCCTATCGAGTTCTGCATCATGTCCGCCCATGCATCTACCCTGTCGTAGTATTTGGGACATATGATGTAGTTCAGCTTGTTGTAAAGATCCTCCTTTTCCTGCTGCTTCCTCTCTTCGGGATCGATGCTCTCGTGCGGATGTGGCCCTATAGACCATCCCGTGACGTCCTCTATCCACCCCTCCACCCACCAGCCATCCAGAACGCTGAAGTTGAGTACCCCGTTGTGGGCAGCCTTCATCCCGCTCGTCCCCGAGGCCTCCATGGGCGGCTGTGGTGTATTCAGCCAGACATCAACCCCGGAGACCATAAGCTTGGAGAGGGAGAGGTCGTAGTTCTCCAGGTAGACCATTTTGATGTCATCTTTAAGTTCTTCCATATAGCGGAATATCTGCTTGATCATCATCTTGCCGGTCTCGTCCTTTGGGTGGGACTTGCCCGCGAAGATGATCTGAAGGCCCCAATGGCGTGCAATCTTCCTGAGGCGATCGATATCAGAGAATATCAGATTGGGGCGCTTGTATCCTGTGGCCCTCCTCGCGAATCCTATCGTAAGGACACGCGGATCCATCTCCACTCCACTCATTGTCCTTACGCATGTCAAGAGATCCTCTTTCGCTTCCCTGTGTGCCTCGAGTATTTCCTTGTCCGGGATCGTCCCTACCCTGGTCAGGAGGCTTGGCTCGTCTGCCCAGCCAGGGAGGTACTTGTCGTAAAGCCTTTTGAAATGTACACTTGTCCAAGTGAATGAATGTACACCGTTAGTTATGGCATGGACTTTGTATCCAGGGAAGAGGCTTGTAGAGTACTCACCGTATCTCTTTGATACCCCGTTGACGTAATCGCTGAGGTTCAGTGCCAGCAGGGTCATGTTCAGCCTGTCCGCCCCTCCGTACTGCCTTATTATTTCTTTTGGAACCAGGTCTCCCAAGACGCGGTTGACCATAGGGTACTCGAACTTGTCAAAGGCTGCCTCGACAGGGGTATGGGTGGTGAAGATGCACATGCCCTTTACTCTTTGTGCATCCAACTGGTTCTCCCTGAGCAGTTCGAGTGAAAGCAGCGCGGAATGGCCCTCGTTCATATGGTAGCGCCTTATCCTGAAGCCTAGGAGATTCAGCATCCGCACGCCGCCTATACCCAGCACAATCTCTTGTTTCAGCCTGTACTCGAGGTCCCCGCCGTAGAGGTAATGAGTAATTTCTCTGTCGCTGGGTTGGTTCTCCTCGAGATAAGTGTCCAAGAGCAGGACCGGCACCGTCCCTCCTTTTGGGCTGGAGACAGGGTAGTGGAAGGCCCTTACCTTTACGTCCCTGCCTTCGATCTTGACGGTTGTCCGTAACGGCAGCTCCTCAGCCCGCTTTGAAGGATCCCAATCCGAAGGTAATTCTGTCTGTTCCCCCTTCATGTTGAGCTTCTGTGTGAAGTAACCTTTTCGGCTTGCAAGCGATACTGCAACCAGAGGCACCTTCAGGTCGGCTGCAGATCTGACGGTATCGCCTGCGAGCACGCCGAGCCCGCCAGCATAGGTCGGGATGTCGCTTTCCAGAGCGATCTCCATGGAGAAGTAAGCAATACCGGTTCGGTTTCTATCGAAGCTGTTCACAAGCGTCATTGCATCACCATTCCAGACCCTAAAGGCAGTCCAAGCAGGGCACTGCGTTCACACAGAGAGTGAAATCAAAGACCATATTAAGGTTTCTAACACTGCCGAGTAGGCAGAGTGTGGTTAACTGGGAAAAAAACCGGTCAGAGATGCTTCTTTATCATCTCTTCCAGATTAGCCTCGCTGGTCGCCCCGACCATCCGGTCGATCTCCTTCCCGTTCTTGAAGAATACAAAAGTCGGGATCCCGTAGATGCCAAGCATTCCGGGCACTTTGGGGTTCTCGTCGACGTTCATCCTGCCGAACACGGCCTTCCCAGCATACTTCCTGGCGATCTTTTCGAAGATCGGAACCATGTACATGCAAGGCCCGCACCACGTTGCCCAGAAGTCGATCACAACCAGCGAGTTCGTATTGGTTATTATGTTCTCGAAGTTACCGTCTGTAACCGTAATTTCTTTTTCGCTCGACAATTCGCTCGACAATTCCTTTTCATCTCCCTTCTTTGAAGTGATCTCTTGCAGCTTCCTCTCTTTTATCTTTCTGAGCTCCTCATCCCAGTCAAAACTCATGAGACCACCCTTAAGGTTTCGCACTCGAGATTATATGTACTTTTTGGGTGAACCGCATTCCAAGTTTGATATTCTAATTGAGCTGATCAAAGCCTTTTGACTATGTCCTCTTTGAGCTGTATGCAGCCTATCAGAGCGAGCAGCACACTGATGTCATCAGTGTTTATCAGGGCAGGGGCCTTTTCCCTTACTACCAGCTTGGCCTTGAAGCCCACTCCTAGACCCACGTTCTCTATCATGAACAGGTCATTTGCGCCATCCCCGACTGCTACGCACGACTCCAGTCCCACGCCGAGATCTTTGGCGATCTTCCTGATCGCATTCAGCTTTGCCTCGGGACCAGTCATTTCCCCCTCCACTTCCCCGGTCAAGACGCCGTCCCTACTGACGAGTCTGTTGCTGAAAACATAGTCTGCTCCGATCATTCGTCCAACGTGTTCTGCCACAAAATCGAAGCCGCCGGTGACAATGCCGACCTTGAAACCATTTGATTTGAGTTGTTTTATCAGCTCCACCACGCCAGGTGTGATCACTATTGAATTTCTTATCTCATCCAGCTTAGATACCGGGAGTCCCCGAAGCAGGCTGACCCGCTCCCTGAGAGCCTCCAGGAAGTTCATCTTCCCCTCCATGGCAAGCCGAGTAATCCTCTTGACCTCGTCCCCGACGCCGGCAGCCTTTGCCAGTTCTTCGATCACTTCCTGGTCGATCAGGGTCCCGTCTAGATCGAAGACAATCACCCTCTTACCGCACTTGTAGCTCTCGCAGTTCTCGGCTGCCAAAGCAAGCCCGATGCCATCGCAGCTCCTCTTTAGTATGTTTATCATCTCGGCTTTGCCAATCGTCGCATAACGCGTCTCTACGACCATTACCATTACGAAGAGGTCGTTGAAGACTGTCGCGGCCCTTGTCTTTAGTATGTTTGCATGGAAACGAGCAAGCACGCCCGATACTGCAGCAACGATTCCAGGCCTGTCCTTCCCCACCACAGTTAGCACTATCTTATTTTGATCCAGCGTAATAGAAAGTCACCTCTAGCCCCAGTTCGCTGCACCGGTGGGACAGCTTTCTTCTCAGTTCTTCGATTTCGGTTACTTTCCTTGAGATGTTGATCAGTAGTGCTAGGATAAAAATCCCTTTCATCACTACCTGGTCCATCTCTTCGATGTTGTAGCCGAAGTCGGCTATCACAGAAGTTATCTCAGAGATGAGCCCGGGTCTATCAGGTCCCACCGCGATTGCCACCAAGTATTTGTTGTCCATAGACTACACCAGAGGGAACATTGTTGAATGCAGAGAAAATCTATTTAACTTTTTGTAGGATAAGCTTGAGAGGTCTGTAATCTTACTATTTCGGAGGGGAAAAATTGTCCGATGATCTACTTGCTAGGCTCAAGAATGCCTTAATCAGCCAGGACTCGAGGCTTGCGCTTGAGTTGACAAAGCAGCTCCTGGGCAAAGGCGAGGATCCTGTCAGGATAGCAGATCTGATAGCAGAAGGGCTGAAAGAGGTCGGGGATCTATTCGAGGCGCAGGAGCTGTTCCTGCCAGAGGTGATGAGGGCGGCCAATGCTGCAAAGGTTGCGCTTAACCTAGTCATACCAGCCATAGAGAGCAGGGGCGGCGCCGCTAGATCAAGCAAGGGGAGAATCGCGATCGGGTCCCTTGGCCCGCACGACATCGGTAAAACACTCGTTTCGGCAATGCTCGTCTCGGACGGCTTTGACGTGTTGGATCTCGGGACATCGCTCTCTCCCGAAAGGGCCCTCAACGCCGCAAATGGCGTGCAGATCATTGGGCTTTCGATCTTGCTCACTTCAGACATCAGAAAGGCAGCAGAGATCATAAGGAAGGTAAAGGACAACAACGCTTCAGTCAAGTTCATGGTGGGCGGGGCAGCCGTTAATGAAAAGATCGCAGCGGAAATAGGGGCAGATGCTTACGGGAGAGACGCGAAGGAAGCGGTCAGGATAGCCAGAGAGATGCTGGGAGCGAGGATGCCGAAATGATGAAGATAAAGACTACAGTGATTGGCAGCCATCCTGTCACAGGTTCTGGGCTAGAGGCGATCGAGGTTGCGGTCAGGGATCAGATCGGTGCAGGAATTGAGATTATTAGCGATGGGCAGACAAGGAAGGACATGGTTGCGTACTTCGCTGACCACATACCTGGCTTTGAGCTCAACGAGGGAAGGACGATCATCACAGGAAAGATATCTCCGCCCGAGGACACCCCACTGGTGCGAGACCTCATCCATGCAAAAAGGATCTCTGCAGGGGCTTCCGAGGTCAAAGCGATAATAACGGGGCCGGTGACGATGGCTTTCTTCTCAGAGCTCACGCCGAACGCGCCATATAGCGGTTTCCGTGATGAAAAGCTCTACACCGACATTGGAGAGGCACTTGCCGTCGAGGCTGAGATAATAGGCAAGCACGGGTTCACTACGTTCCAGTTTGATGAGCCCAGCTTCTCGATAGGAGCCCCTATGACAATAGCTAAGAAGGCGCTTGAGGCGGTCGCTGCCAACTTGAAGGGCACAAAGGCGTTACATGTCTGCGGCAACCTGAGGAGGTCATTTCAAGAGATTGTGAGAATAGAGGGGATCGACATACTCAGTTTCGCCTTCAAGGATAACCCGGGCAATTTCGACGCCGTAGACAAGAAGGCGATTGAGGACCATGGGAAGAAGATCGGTGCAGGATGCGTGAGTTCCATGGAGAACAAGGTCGAGGAGAGGGGCGCGATAAGGCAGCTTCTGGATAGGATCTTTAAGACCTACGAACCTGAAAACATAGCATGGATACACCCCGACTGCGGACTGCGCGCTCTTGATAGGGCGGTGGCAGTCGGGAAGCTCAGGGAGATGGTGATGGCGCTCAGGGAAGCGGAGGCGAACGTGAAATGAGACCGCCACCATATGTGCTTGGGAATGCAAGATTCGGAGTCGCCGGAAAACCCGTTCTCATAGGCAGCCTCTTCTACAGGGGGGACAAGAAGGTCGTCGATCACCGGGCCGGCGAGGTCGATAAGAGGAAGTTGGAAAAAGAGTTGGAAACCGCGGAGAGGCTTGCAAGGCGCGTAGGCTTGCCGCATGCCATTGACGTGATTGCTGAGACGCCCGAGGCGATGTGCAATTATATCAGCGTACTCTCTGATTTGACCGAAAGCCCGCTTCTTATCGGCGGCCTCAACGAAGAGTCGAGGGTTGCAGGTTACAAGAAAGCCCTCGAGATAGGAATTAGCGAAAGATGCGGCGTGAACTCGGTGTCGACATGCACGCTCGAGACAGAATTTTCCGAGCTGCGCGCCAATAAGATCAGGTTTGCAATAATCCAGACCCTCGACCCTTCAGCGGTCTATCCGGAGGAGAAGCTGGTGCTCCTCAGGGACGGGCTTCTGGAAAGGTGCGAAACTGCCGGGATCGAAGGGGCTGCAGTAGATGTTGGGATAATTGACTTCACTAGCACACACCTCGCAGTCGAGTCTATGAAGGCGATAAGGAAGGAGTTCGGTCTACCGTGCGGGTGCGCCCCTTCAAATGCGGCCTATCAAGCCCTGCTCAAGAAGAGGGTGTCCAGAAAGAGTGCAAGGGCCATCAACGCAGCCCTGAACACAATAGTTCAGCTTGGAAGCGCAGATTTCATAATCTATGGGCCCCTAAAGGCATCGACCTACACATTCGAGGCAGTCGCTGTTGTCGAGGCTATCAAGGCGTACGGAGCCAGGCTTTCAGGGGAGAGGACGGTAGATAAGGAACACCCGCTCTTCAAGTTCCTACCGAAGCTCGGCTGACGGTTGACCTAGAGAAGCGTGAACTACTCCACCATCTCGGGGGACTTCCCGCACGCATAAGATAAATAGAGCTTGAGACCGATTATCAGATAGGAGTGCCCTGAAATGCCTCTCGCGTGTGTACTGGTCCACTGCAAGCCAGGCAGGGATCCATATGCCTTAGAGAAGATAAAGGAAATGAAAGATGTAA
It encodes the following:
- the glgP gene encoding alpha-glucan family phosphorylase is translated as MTLVNSFDRNRTGIAYFSMEIALESDIPTYAGGLGVLAGDTVRSAADLKVPLVAVSLASRKGYFTQKLNMKGEQTELPSDWDPSKRAEELPLRTTVKIEGRDVKVRAFHYPVSSPKGGTVPVLLLDTYLEENQPSDREITHYLYGGDLEYRLKQEIVLGIGGVRMLNLLGFRIRRYHMNEGHSALLSLELLRENQLDAQRVKGMCIFTTHTPVEAAFDKFEYPMVNRVLGDLVPKEIIRQYGGADRLNMTLLALNLSDYVNGVSKRYGEYSTSLFPGYKVHAITNGVHSFTWTSVHFKRLYDKYLPGWADEPSLLTRVGTIPDKEILEAHREAKEDLLTCVRTMSGVEMDPRVLTIGFARRATGYKRPNLIFSDIDRLRKIARHWGLQIIFAGKSHPKDETGKMMIKQIFRYMEELKDDIKMVYLENYDLSLSKLMVSGVDVWLNTPQPPMEASGTSGMKAAHNGVLNFSVLDGWWVEGWIEDVTGWSIGPHPHESIDPEERKQQEKEDLYNKLNYIICPKYYDRVDAWADMMQNSIGILASYFNSHRMMRRYVTDAYL
- the trxA gene encoding thioredoxin; this translates as MSFDWDEELRKIKERKLQEITSKKGDEKELSSELSSEKEITVTDGNFENIITNTNSLVVIDFWATWCGPCMYMVPIFEKIARKYAGKAVFGRMNVDENPKVPGMLGIYGIPTFVFFKNGKEIDRMVGATSEANLEEMIKKHL
- the serB gene encoding phosphoserine phosphatase SerB; the encoded protein is MLTVVGKDRPGIVAAVSGVLARFHANILKTRAATVFNDLFVMVMVVETRYATIGKAEMINILKRSCDGIGLALAAENCESYKCGKRVIVFDLDGTLIDQEVIEELAKAAGVGDEVKRITRLAMEGKMNFLEALRERVSLLRGLPVSKLDEIRNSIVITPGVVELIKQLKSNGFKVGIVTGGFDFVAEHVGRMIGADYVFSNRLVSRDGVLTGEVEGEMTGPEAKLNAIRKIAKDLGVGLESCVAVGDGANDLFMIENVGLGVGFKAKLVVREKAPALINTDDISVLLALIGCIQLKEDIVKRL
- a CDS encoding ACT domain-containing protein — its product is MDNKYLVAIAVGPDRPGLISEITSVIADFGYNIEEMDQVVMKGIFILALLINISRKVTEIEELRRKLSHRCSELGLEVTFYYAGSK
- a CDS encoding cobalamin-dependent protein (Presence of a B(12) (cobalamin)-binding domain implies dependence on cobalamin itself, in one of its several forms, or in some unusual lineages, dependence on a cobalamin-like analog.) encodes the protein MSDDLLARLKNALISQDSRLALELTKQLLGKGEDPVRIADLIAEGLKEVGDLFEAQELFLPEVMRAANAAKVALNLVIPAIESRGGAARSSKGRIAIGSLGPHDIGKTLVSAMLVSDGFDVLDLGTSLSPERALNAANGVQIIGLSILLTSDIRKAAEIIRKVKDNNASVKFMVGGAAVNEKIAAEIGADAYGRDAKEAVRIAREMLGARMPK